A DNA window from Zonotrichia albicollis isolate bZonAlb1 chromosome 2, bZonAlb1.hap1, whole genome shotgun sequence contains the following coding sequences:
- the CHD4 gene encoding chromodomain-helicase-DNA-binding protein 4 isoform X9, with protein MASGIGSPSPCSGGSDDDEMEILLNNAIPQHPEPEEEPEEELLSEADTPKIKKKKKPKKLKEPKVPKLSKRQKKELGDSSGEGNEFVEEEEEVLRSDSEGSDYTPGKKKKKKLGPKKEKKNKAKRKEEEEEEEEDDDSKEPKSSAQLLEDWGMEDIDHIFTEEDYRTLTNYKAFSQFVRPLIAAKNPKIAVSKMMMVLGAKWREFSTNNPFKGSSGASVAAAAAAAVAVVESMVTNVDAVLPQPPVDVPLRKAKTKEGKGPNARRKPKASPRIPDIKKPKTKKVAPLKIKLGGFGSKRKRSSSEDDDLDVESDFDDASINSYSVSDGSTSRSSRSRKKLKAGKKKKKGEEDSTVAVDGYETDHQDYCEVCQQGGEIILCDTCPRAYHMVCLDPDMEKAPEGKWSCPHCEKEGIQWEAKEDNSEGEEILEDVVGDAEEEDDHHMEFCRVCKDGGELLCCDACPSSYHIHCLNPPLPEIPNGEWLCPRCTCPALKGKVQKILIWKWGQPPVGPAPPRPPDADPNAPPPKPLEGRPERQFFVKWQGMSYWHCSWVSELQLELHCQVMFRNYQRKNDMDEPPSGDFGGEEEKSRKRKNKDPKYAEMEERFYRYGIKPEWMMIHRILNHSVDKKGNVHYLIKWRDLPYDQASWESEDVDIQDYDLYKQAYWNHRELMRGEEGRPGKKLKKVKMRKLERPPETPTVDPTVKYDRQPEYLDVTGGTLHPYQLEGLNWLRFSWAQGTDTILADEMGLGKTVQTAVFLYSLYKEGHSKGPFLVSAPLSTIINWEREFEMWAPDMYVVTYVGDKDSRAIIRENEFTFEDNAIRGGKKASRMKKEAAVKFHVLLTSYELITIDMAILGSIDWACLIVDEAHRLKNNQSKFFRVLNGYSLQHKLLLTGTPLQNNLEELFHLLNFLTPERFHNLEGFLEEFADIAKEDQIKKLHDMLGPHMLRRLKADVFKNMPSKTELIVRVELSPMQKKYYKYILTRNFEALNARGGGNQVSLLNVVMDLKKCCNHPYLFPVAAMEAPKMPNGMYDGSALIRASGKLLLLQKMLKNLKEGGHRVLIFSQMTKMLDLLEDFLEHEGYKYERIDGGITGNMRQEAIDRFNAPGAQQFCFLLSTRAGGLGINLATADTVIIYDSDWNPHNDIQAFSRAHRIGQNKKVMIYRFVTRASVEERITQVAKKKMMLTHLVVRPGLGSKTGSMSKQELDDILKFGTEELFKDEATEGGDNKEGEDSSVIHYDDKAIERLLDRNQDETEDTELQGMNEYLSSFKVAQYVVREEEMGEEEEVEREIIKQEESVDPDYWEKLLRHHYEQQQEDLARNLGKGKRIRKQVNYNDGSQEDRDWQDDQSDNQSDYSVASEEGDEDFDERSEAARRPSRKGLRNDKDKPLPPLLARVGGNIEVLGFNARQRKAFLNAIMRYGMPPQDAFTTQWLVRDLRGKSEKEFKAYVSLFMRHLCEPGADGAETFADGVPREGLSRQHVLTRIGVMSLIRKKVQEFEHVNGRWSMPELAEIEENKKLSQPSSPSPKTPTPSTPGDTQPNTPAPVPPPEDGVKVEEGASAKEQGESSEPEKELSASATETEAPMECAQTVETPPQEAKSPVNSTEADEKKVEETEVKERPDEPMEVESKADVEKVEDRAATENPPDPPIITLDEKDEKKDDDKRDVVMLQNGEMLKESVDERHKKAVKQRFMFNIADGGFTELHSLWQNEERAATVTKKTYEIWHRRHDYWLLAGIINHGYARWQDIQNDPRYAILNEPFKGEMNRGNFLEIKNKFLARRFKLLEQALVIEEQLRRAAYLNMSEDPSHPSMALNTRFAEVECLAESHQHLSKESMAGNKPANAVLHKVLKQLEELLSDMKADVTRLPATIARIPPVAVRLQMSERNILSRLANRSSEPPPPPPPQQVAQQQ; from the exons ATGGCTTCGGGCATCGGATCTCCATCACCATGCTCAGGGGGCAGTGATGACGATGAGATGGAGATCCTGTTGAACAACGCTATCCCCCAGCATCCAG AACCTGAAGAAGAGCCAGAAGAAGAGCTTCTGTCAGAGGCTGACACTCCCAAAatcaagaagaagaagaagcccAAGAAACTGAAGGAACCCAAAGTTCCTAAGCTCAGCAAACGTCAGAAGAAGGAG ctgggGGACAGCTCTGGTGAGGGGAATGAGTTtgtggaggaagaagaagaggtTCTGCGCTCTGACAGTGAGGGCAGTGATTATACCcctgggaagaagaaaaagaagaaattaggacccaagaaggaaaagaaaaacaaagccaagcgcaaggaggaggaggaagaggaggaagaagatgatGACTCAAAG GAGCCAAAGTCATCTGCTCAGCTTCTGGAAGACTGGGGCATGGAGGATATTGATCACATCTTCACAGAGGAGGATTACCGCACACTCACCAACTACAAAGCTTTCAGCCAGTTTGTCAG GCCACTTATTGCAGCCAAGAACCCTAAAATAGCAGTGTCGAAGATGATGATGGTCCTGGGAGCCAAATGGAGGGAGTTTAGCACCAACAACCCCTTCAAGGGAAGTTCAGGTGCatctgtggcagctgctgcagctgcagccgttGCAGTAGTCGAGAGTATGGTGACAAACGTGGATGCTGTCCTGCCGCAGCCCCCTGTAGATGTGCCACTCAGGAAAGCCAAGACAAAGGAGGGCAAAG GACCCAATGCCCGGCGGAAGCCAAAGGCCAGTCCTCGTATTCCTGATATCAAGAAACCTAAAACAAAGAAGGTGGCACCACTGAAAATCAAACTGGGAGGATTTGGTTCCAAGCGTAAAAGATCATCA AGTGAAGATGATGATCTGGATGTGGAGTCAGACTTTGATGATGCCAGCATCAACAGCTACTCTGTGTCAGACGGATCTACCAGCCGTAGTAGCCGCAGTCGCAAAAAACTCAAGgctgggaagaagaaaaagaaag GTGAGGAGGACTCCACCGTGGCTGTGGATGGCTATGAGACTGATCACCAGGACTACTGTGAGGTGTGCCAGCagggaggagaaattatatTGTGTGATACCTGCCCTCGTGCCTACCACATGGTTTGCCTGGACCCAGACATGGAGAAAGCTCCAGAGGGCAAATGGAGCTGCCCACACTGT GAAAAAGAGGGCATTCAGTGGGAAGCAAAGGAGGATAATTCTGAAGGTGAGGAAATCCTGGAGGATGTAGTGGGAGATGCTGAGGAAGAGGATGACCACCATATGGAGTTCTGTAGAGTCTGCAAGGATGGaggagagctgctgtgctgtgatgCCTGTCCTTCATCCTATCACATCCACTGTCTGAATCCCCCTCTGCCTGAGATTCCCAATGGAGAATGGCTGTGTCCTCGCTGCACT tgcccagcttTGAAAGGAAAGGTGCAGAAGATCTTGATCTGGAAATGGGGTCAGCCCCCAGTGGGCCCTGCACCACCACGTCCACCCGACGCAGACCCCAATGCTCCACCACCAAAGCCTCTGGAGGGTCGGCCTGAGAGGCAGTTCTTTGTCAAATGGCAGGGCATGTCCTACTGGCACTGCTCCTGGGTGTCTGAGTTGCAG CTGGAGTTGCACTGCCAGGTCATGTTTCGTAACTACCAACGCAAAAATGATATGGATGAGCCTCCCTCGGGAGACTTtggaggggaagaggagaaaagccgaaagagaaaaaacaaggaCCCCAAATATGCTGAGATGGAAGAGCGTTTCTATCGATATGGGATCAAGCCAGAATGGATGATGATCCACAGGATCCTTAATCATAG TGTGGATAAGAAGGGGAATGTCCACTATTTGATTAAATGGAGAGACCTGCCCTATGACCAGGCATCCTGGGAAAGTGAAGATGTGGATATTCAAGATTATGACCTCTACAAGCAAGCCTACTGGAATCACAG GGAGCTGATGCGAGGTGAAGAGGGCAGGCCTGGTAAGAAGTTAAAGAAAGTGAAGATGCGGAAACTGGAGAGGCCCCCTGAGACTCCCACAGTAGAT CCAACAGTGAAATATGACCGGCAACCGGAGTACCTCGATGTAACAGGGGGGACCTTGCATCCTTACCAGCTGGAAGGGCTGAATTGGCTGCGCTTCTCTTGGGCCCAGGGCACAGATACAATCTTGGCTGATGAGATGGGTCTGGGAAAGACTGTGCAGACAGCAGTGTTCCTGTATTCCTTATACAAAGAG GGCCACTCCAAAGGTCCCTTCTTGGTGAGTGCACCACTGTCCACAATCATCAACTGGGAACGAGAATTTGAGATGTGGGCCCCAGACATGTATGTGGTGACCTATGTCGGGGACAAAGACAGCCGGGCCATCATCCGTGAGAATGAGTTCACTTTTGAGGATAATGCCATACGTGGAGGCAAAAAAGCATCCAGAATGAAG AAGGAGGCTGCTGTCAAGTTCCATGTGCTTCTCACCTCCTATGAATTGATCACCATTGATATGGCCATACTAGGCTCTATTGACTGGGCCTGTCTCATTGTGGATGAAGCTCACAGACTGAAGAACAACCAGTCTAAG TTCTTCCGTGTGCTGAATGGTTACTCCCTCCAGCACAAGCTGCTGCTTACAGGAACTCCCCTGCAGAACAACCTGGAGGAACTGTTCCACCTGCTGAACTTCCTGACGCCTGAGAGATTCCA TAACTTGGAGGGCTTCCTAGAAGAGTTTGCGGATATTGCCAAGGAAGATCAGATCAAGAAGCTGCACGACATGCTGGGCCCGCATATGCTGAGGCGTCTCAAGGCTGATGTGTTCAAGAATATGCCATCTAAGACTGAGCTCATTGTCAGAGTGGAGCTGAGTCCCATGCAGAA GAAATATTATAAATACATTTTGACAAGAAACTTTGAGGCACTGAATGCACGGGGTGGTGGTAACCAAGTCTCATTGCTCAATGTTGTTATGGATCTGAAGAAGTGCTGTAACCACCCCTACCTctttcctgtggctgctatg gaagcTCCAAAAATGCCAAATGGCATGTATGATGGTAGTGCACTTATTCGAGCCTCTGGAAAGCTGTTGCTGCTCCAGAAGATGTTAAAGAACCTGAAGGAAGGAGGTCACAGGGTGCTCATATTCTCTCAG ATGACTAAAATGTTGGACCTTCTCGAAGATTTTTTGGAACACGAAGGATACAAATACGAGCGGATTGATGGAGGAATCACAGGGAACATGCGTCAGGAGGCTATTGATCGCTTCAATG ctcctggagctcagcagttctgctttctgctttcaACTCGAGCTGGGGGTCTTGGTATTAACTTGGCCACAGCAGATACTGTGATTATCTATGATTCAGACTGGAACCCCCACAATGATATCCAG GCCTTCAGCCGTGCGCACAGAATTGGACAGAACAAGAAGGTGATGATATATCGCTTTGTGACAAGGGCCTCGGTGGAGGAGCGCATCACTCAGGTGGCCAAGAAGAAAATGATGCTCACTCACCTGGTAGTGAGGCCGGGGTTGGGCTCCAAGACAGGCTCCATGTCCAAGCAGGAGCTTGATGACATTCTCAAATTTGGCACTGAAGAGCTCTTCAAAGATGAAGCTACTGAGGGGG GGGATAACAAAGAAGGTGAGGACAGTAGCGTCATCCACTACGATGACAAAGCAATTGAGCGTCTGTTGGATCGGAACCAGGATGAAACAGAAGATACAGAACTTCAGGGCATGAATGAATATCTCAGCTCCTTCAAGGTGGCCCAGTATGTGGTTCGTGAGGAGGAGATGGGG gaggaagaggaggttgAACGGGAAATTATCAAGCAGGAGGAATCAGTAGATCCTGATTACTGGGAGAAGCTGCTCCGTCACCATTATGAGCAACAGCAGGAGGATCTGGCCAGGAATCTGGGCAAGGGCAAACGTATCCGCAAGCAAGTGAACTACAACGATGGCTCGCAGGAGGATAGAG aCTGGCAGGATGACCAGTCAGATAATCAGTCAGACTATTCAGTTGCTTCTGAAGAAGGGGATGAGGACTTTGATGAGAGATCTGAAG CAGCTCGTCGGCCTAGCCGCAAGGGCCTGAGAAACGACAAGGATAAGCCTCTGCCTCCATTACTGGCCCGTGTGGGAGGGAACATCGAG GTGCTGGGTTTCAACGCTCGCCAGCGGAAAGCCTTCCTCAATGCTATCATGCGCTATGGAATGCCACCTCAGGATGCCTTCACCACTCAGTGGCTTGTTCGGGACCTCCGTGGCAAGTCAGAGAAGGAGTTCAA GGCCTATGTCTCGCTGTTCATGCGCCATTTATGTGAACCTGGAGCTGATGGTGCCGAGACCTTTGCAGATGGGGTCCCACGGGAAGGTCTTTCTCGGCAGCACGTCCTGACTCGCATTGGGGTCATGTCGCTTATACGCAAAAAG GTGCAGGAATTTGAGCATGTGAATGGCCGCTGGAGTATGCCAGAACTGGCAGAGATAGAGGAGAACAAGAAGCTTTCACAGCCCAGCTCACCCTCTCCCAAAACTCCAACTCCTTCGACACCAGGGGATACACAGCCGAACACACCGGCCCCTGTTCCTCCCCCTG aagatggagtaaaAGTAGAAGAAGGAGCTAGTGCTAAGGAGCAAGGAGAGTCTTCTGAACCAGAGAAGGAACTCAGTGCCTCTGCTACTGAAACAGAGGCCCCTATGGAG TGTGCTCAGACTGTGGAGACACCGCCCCAGGAAGCAAAATCCCCAGTGAACTCCACAGaagcagatgaaaaaaaagTAGAGGAAACAGAAGTGAAGGAAAGACCAGATGAACCAATGGAAGTAGAAAGCAAAG CTGATGTGGAGAAAGTGGAAGACAGAGCAGCTACTGAGAATCCTCCTGACCCTCCCATAATCACTCTGGATGAGAAAG ATGAGAAAAAGGATGATGATAAGAGAGATGTGGTGATGCTGCAGAACGGAGAGATGCTGAAAGAGTCAGTAGATGAAAGGCACAAGAAGGCAGTAAAGCAGCGCTTCATGTTCAACATAGCAGATGGTGGTTTCACTG AACTACACTCCCTCTGGCAGAATGAGGAGCGGGCTGCCACTGTCACCAAGAAGACCTATGAGATCTGGCATCGGCGTCACGACTACTGGCTCCTAGCTGGGATTATCAA TCATGGCTATGCCCGTTGGCAGGATATTCAGAATGATCCACGTTACGCCATCCTCAATGAACCCTTCAAGGGTGAGATGAACAGGGGTAACTTCCTGGAAATAAAGAATAAGTTTTTGGCAAGGAGATTTAAG ctcctggagcaagCGCTGGTGATAGAGGAGCAGTTGCGGCGAGCTGCCTATCTGAACATGTCCGAAGATCCATCTCACCCCTCCATGGCTCTGAACACGCGTTTTGCAGAGGTGGAATGCCTGGCTGAGAGCCACCAGCACCTATCCAAGGAATCAATGGCGGGGAATAAACCAGCCAATGCCGTGCTGCACAAAG TTCTgaagcagctggaggagcttTTGAGTGACATGAAGGCCGATGTGACCCGCCTGCCCGCCACCATTGCCCGCATCCCCCCCGTGGCAGTGCGCCTCCAGATGTCGGAGCGCAACATCCTCAGCCGCCTGGCCAACCGCAGCAGCgagcccccgccgccgcccccgccccaaCAA GTGGCCCAGCAGCAGTGA